The Bradyrhizobium oligotrophicum S58 genome contains the following window.
TTGAACACACCGGCGGGAAGGCCAGAGCGCGCGATGATCTCGGACAGCGCGTGCGCCGAGCCCGGCACCAGCTCGGCCGGCTTGAACACGACCGTGTTGCCGTAGCAGAGCGCGGGCGCGATCTTCCAGGCGGGGATCGCGATCGGGAAATTCCAGGGCGTGATCATGCCGACGACGCCGACGGCCTCGCGGGTGATCTCGACGTCGAGGCCGGGCCTGACAGAGGCCCCCTTCTCGCCGGTCAGGCGCAGCGCCTCGCCGGCAAAGAACGCGAAGATCTGGCCGGCACGGGCGACCTCGCCGATGCCTTCCGGCAAGGTCTTGCCTTCCTCGCGCGCCAGCAGGCGGCCGAGCTCTTCCTTGCGCGACAGGATCTCCGCCGAGATCTTGTTCAGCGCATCGTAGCGCTCCTGCGGCGTCGAGCGCGACCAGGCCGGAAACGCGGCCTTGGCGGCGGCGATCGCCTTCTCGGTCTGCGCCTTGTCGGCCTTGGCATATTCGCCGACGACGTCGTTGGTGTTGGACGGGTTGATGTTGCGGGTCACCCCGCTGCCGTCGACCCACTCGCCGGCAATGAAATTCTTGAGGATCGCGTTCATGTTGTTCTCCAGACTTTGCGCGATTGCTCGGACAATCTAACCGATCGCCCCCGTCATCGCACGAGACAGGGGCGCTTGTCGTCGAAAGTCCAGCCGGGGATCAGATACTGCATTGCGACGGCGTCGTCGCGTGCGCCGAGCCCATGCGTCTTGTAAAGTGCATGAGCCTTTTCGATGGCGCCGCGGTCAACTTCGATGCCGAGCCCGGGTTGCTCCGGCACGGCGATCCTGCCGCCCTCGATCTGCAGCGGCGCCTTCGTCAGCGCCTGGCCGTCCTGCCAGATCCAGTGGGTGTCGATCGCGGTGACCTTGCCCGGGGCGGCGGCGGCGACATGGGTGAACATCGCCAGCGAAATGTCGAAATGGTTGTTGGAGTGTGAACCCCAGGTGAGGCCATTGTCCTTGCAGGTCTGGGCGACGCGCACCGAGCCCTGCATGGTCCAGAAATGGGGATCGGCCAAGGGGATGTCGACCGCGCCGAGCCGCAGCGCATGGCTGAGCTGCCGCCAGTCGGTGGCGATCATGTTGGTGGCGGTTGGCAGGCCCGTGGCGCGGCGGAACTCGGCCATGATCTCGCGGCCCGAGAAGCCGGCCTCGGCGCCGCAGGGGTCCTCGGCATAAGCGAGGATGCCGTGCATGTCCTTGCAGAGCCGGATCGCCTCATCCAGCGACCATGCGCCGTTCGGATCGAGCGTGACGCGCGCCTGCGGGAAGCGTTTGGCGATCGCGGTCACCGCCTCGATCTCGGCTTCGCCCGCGAGCACGCCGCCCTTCAGCTTGAAATCGGCAAAGCCGTAGGCATCGTGGGTGGCCTCGGCGAGCCGCACCACGGCCTCGGGCGTCATCGCTTCCTGATGGCGCAAGGTGTACCAGCCCTCACGCTCGCCCGCGCCGGTGGCGTAGGGTAGATCGGTCTTCTTGCGGTCGCCGACGAAGAAGAGATATCCGAGCGCCTCGACCGATGCGCGCTGCTGGCCTTCGCCGAGCAGCGCAGCGACAGGCAGGCCGAGATGCTGGCCGAGCAAATCGAGCAGCGCGGATTCGACGGCGGTCACGGCATGGATCATCACGCGCAGATCGAACGTCTGCTTGCCGCGACCGCCGGCGTCGCGGTCGGCGAAGGCGGTGCGCATCGTGGCCAGGATGGTGTTGCAGGCGCCGATGCTCTTGCCCACGATCAGGCTCTTCGCATCCTCCAGCGTCTGCCGGATCTTCTCGCCGCCCGGCACCTCGCCGACACCGGTGTGGCCGGCATTGTCGGTGAGGATGACGAGGTTGCGGGTGAAGAACGGCCCATGCGCGCCGCTGAGATTGAGCAGCATGCTGTCACGGCCGGCGACCGGAATGACCTCCATGCCGGTGACGACCGGCGCGCCGGAGATTCCTGTGCTGGTGGCTTCGTGACTCATGTGCTCCTCCTTTGGTCGCCTTGTTCTTGCTGCGCCCGTCCTCCTCATGGTGAGGAGCCCGCCACTTGGCGGGCGTCTCGAACCATGAGGCCAGGCTGTGGCCTCATCCTTCGAGACGCCTGCTACGCAGGCTCCTCAGGATGAGGGGCAAGGCGCAGCCCCGTCTTTACTCCGCGGCCTGGCTCACCGCCGCTGCCGGCAGCGCCTTCACCAACGCCGTCAGCTCGGCCATCTCCGCATCCGTCAGATCGGTCAGCGGCGGCCGCACCGGGCCGGAATCGCGGCCGATCACCTTCATGCCGGCCTTGATGATCGAGACCGCGTAGCCCTTCTTGCGGTTGCGTATCGCGATCAGCGGCAAAATGAAATCCTTCAATCCGGCATGGATCGCGGCGTGGTCGCGCTTGCGCACTGCGGCATAGAAGTTGGTCGCGAACTCCGGCACGAAGTTGAACACCGCCGAGGAATAGGTCGTCACGCCCATGTCGAGATAGGGCAGGGCGAAGGTCTCGGCGGTCGGCAGGCCGCCGATATAGGTCAGGCGGTCACCCATCCTGGTGTAGACCCGGGTCATCAGCTCGATGTCGCCGATGCCGTCCTTGTAGCCGACCAGGTTCGGGCAGCGCTCGCACAGCCGGGCCAGCGTGTCCGGCTGCAGGATCGCGTTGTCGCGGTTGTAGACGATGACGCCGATCTTGACCGCATTGCAGATCGCTTCGACATGAGCGGCGAGGCCTTCCTGCTCG
Protein-coding sequences here:
- the gudD gene encoding glucarate dehydratase; this translates as MSHEATSTGISGAPVVTGMEVIPVAGRDSMLLNLSGAHGPFFTRNLVILTDNAGHTGVGEVPGGEKIRQTLEDAKSLIVGKSIGACNTILATMRTAFADRDAGGRGKQTFDLRVMIHAVTAVESALLDLLGQHLGLPVAALLGEGQQRASVEALGYLFFVGDRKKTDLPYATGAGEREGWYTLRHQEAMTPEAVVRLAEATHDAYGFADFKLKGGVLAGEAEIEAVTAIAKRFPQARVTLDPNGAWSLDEAIRLCKDMHGILAYAEDPCGAEAGFSGREIMAEFRRATGLPTATNMIATDWRQLSHALRLGAVDIPLADPHFWTMQGSVRVAQTCKDNGLTWGSHSNNHFDISLAMFTHVAAAAPGKVTAIDTHWIWQDGQALTKAPLQIEGGRIAVPEQPGLGIEVDRGAIEKAHALYKTHGLGARDDAVAMQYLIPGWTFDDKRPCLVR
- the kdgD gene encoding 5-dehydro-4-deoxyglucarate dehydratase, which codes for MSKMTPKEMAAKIGSGLLSFPVTPFKADHSFDEATYRANMDWLCGYDVAGLFAAGGTGEFFSLTAAEVPEVVRIAVEETKGRVPVLAGTGYGTAIAREIAVGAEKAGADGLLLLPPYLMHAEQEGLAAHVEAICNAVKIGVIVYNRDNAILQPDTLARLCERCPNLVGYKDGIGDIELMTRVYTRMGDRLTYIGGLPTAETFALPYLDMGVTTYSSAVFNFVPEFATNFYAAVRKRDHAAIHAGLKDFILPLIAIRNRKKGYAVSIIKAGMKVIGRDSGPVRPPLTDLTDAEMAELTALVKALPAAAVSQAAE